One window from the genome of Paenibacillus azoreducens encodes:
- a CDS encoding ABC transporter ATP-binding protein: protein MKKESPFFRLLKYMGKYKMLYAGLITTMLVGIALELSVAWFLSLITNAAVKFEVERWPMLILMGAVILVGSSLTSFFDTYLKQKASLKVRNDIRLDTMDHVLRFPQTYYDQTHTGDLLARFTSDNQAVGEAAGNIIMGLLKNPLLALCAFIYLLNIHWPLALITICVGPLMILVGKLFGESMRKKGTRLQEAMSKGTSFLQDVLGASVLYKIFGLEKKISKQYRQYSTEIAAIERSQGMTQGAAAAVSGGIAIITIMIAILLAGFFVAKGSLEVGAMLAFIQLMNYLVNPFSVLPSLWSSMQQALAGAERIFQVIDTPKEYAELPSEGRAKTSFSELAMSSVGFSYTDSADAPALHDVGFHVYAGQTVAIVGASGGGKSTLFKLLLGLYLPTTGSIKIDGKDVNTLGLREYRDYFSLVPQESVLLSGTIRDNILDGNRSAGEEEIVAAAKQANAYDFIMKLPQGFDTEIGERGSRLSGGQKQRIAIARAILRDAPILLLDEATAALDNESERIVQDALTKLMVGRTTLVIAHRLSTVQNADLILVMENGELVEKGTHHALLSAGGRYHALYHAQLQQEEQADMECQTFN, encoded by the coding sequence ATGAAGAAAGAGAGTCCGTTTTTCCGGCTGTTAAAATATATGGGCAAATATAAAATGCTCTATGCCGGGTTAATCACGACCATGCTGGTGGGGATCGCGCTGGAGCTTTCAGTTGCATGGTTTTTATCGCTGATTACAAATGCCGCCGTAAAGTTTGAAGTTGAACGTTGGCCCATGTTGATTCTGATGGGTGCCGTGATATTGGTTGGCAGCAGCTTGACCTCGTTTTTTGATACATACCTGAAACAAAAAGCTTCGCTTAAGGTCAGAAACGATATCCGTCTGGATACGATGGACCATGTTTTGCGGTTTCCGCAGACCTATTATGACCAGACTCATACCGGGGATTTATTGGCTAGGTTCACCAGCGACAATCAAGCCGTTGGTGAGGCGGCCGGCAACATTATTATGGGATTGCTCAAAAATCCGCTGCTCGCCTTATGCGCATTTATCTACCTGCTGAATATTCATTGGCCGCTAGCATTGATCACGATCTGCGTCGGACCGCTGATGATTCTTGTAGGCAAGCTGTTTGGCGAGTCGATGCGCAAGAAAGGCACACGTCTGCAGGAAGCAATGAGCAAAGGAACCTCCTTTTTGCAGGATGTGCTTGGAGCCAGTGTGTTGTACAAAATTTTTGGACTGGAGAAAAAGATTTCGAAGCAGTATCGGCAATACAGCACGGAAATTGCGGCGATTGAACGCAGTCAAGGGATGACGCAAGGTGCCGCAGCTGCGGTGTCGGGTGGAATTGCAATCATCACGATCATGATCGCAATATTGCTCGCCGGATTTTTTGTGGCCAAAGGCAGTTTGGAGGTTGGTGCTATGCTTGCATTTATTCAACTGATGAACTATTTGGTCAATCCGTTTTCAGTCTTGCCGTCGTTATGGTCCAGCATGCAGCAGGCTTTGGCAGGAGCGGAGCGGATTTTTCAGGTGATCGATACTCCCAAGGAATATGCAGAACTCCCGTCGGAAGGCCGCGCCAAAACATCTTTTAGTGAGCTCGCCATGTCTTCCGTCGGATTTTCCTATACAGACTCTGCTGATGCTCCGGCTCTTCATGATGTCGGTTTTCATGTGTATGCGGGACAGACGGTTGCGATTGTCGGCGCCAGCGGGGGTGGCAAGTCCACCTTGTTCAAACTTCTCCTGGGTCTATATCTTCCGACGACAGGTTCGATCAAAATTGACGGCAAAGATGTAAACACGCTCGGTTTAAGGGAATATCGGGACTATTTCTCTTTGGTTCCGCAGGAATCCGTTTTGTTGTCGGGAACGATCCGGGACAATATTTTGGACGGCAACCGGTCGGCGGGGGAGGAGGAAATCGTAGCGGCTGCGAAACAGGCCAACGCTTACGATTTTATTATGAAACTGCCGCAAGGATTCGATACCGAAATTGGCGAGCGCGGGTCCCGGCTTTCCGGCGGACAAAAACAAAGAATCGCAATCGCCAGGGCGATCTTGCGCGACGCGCCGATTTTGCTGCTGGATGAAGCTACCGCTGCTCTGGACAATGAGTCCGAAAGGATTGTACAGGACGCGCTGACGAAGCTGATGGTCGGCAGAACGACGCTGGTCATTGCCCACCGCCTCTCTACGGTCCAAAATGCCGATTTGATCCTGGTAATGGAAAACGGAGAGCTTGTGGAAAAGGGCACGCATCATGCGCTGCTCTCGGCTGGCGGGCGATATCATGCCCTATACCATGCACAGCTTCAGCAAGAAGAGCAGGCTGATATGGAATGCCAAACTTTCAATTGA
- a CDS encoding YitT family protein: MNQNQHLPFISNPIKSIFKPMQEVGVILFSSLLVAAGLNLFLIPHQLLSGGVTGVASIIGYITGWNISIVYFLLNVPLIFWGWKAIGRRYIVLSCVSVVSTTWFMALIPVIRVTKDPILAAVFGGIISAAGIGYSLRVGGSTGGFDILGSIVTRKRDVPMGNILFLMNGIVILALGFFRSWDLALYSMLSTFVKGKVVDMIHVGHIKVTCFIITKQKDQMLCQLRKLHHGITCIHTEGGYSEQENYTLMTVTTRYELAAVRKTVAQTDPNAFMNVVLSTEILGRFAKPKL, from the coding sequence ATGAATCAAAATCAACACTTACCTTTTATCAGTAATCCGATCAAATCGATATTCAAACCAATGCAGGAGGTCGGCGTCATTCTCTTTTCCTCCCTGCTTGTGGCCGCCGGTCTCAATTTATTCCTGATCCCCCATCAGCTTTTATCCGGCGGGGTTACGGGGGTTGCTTCCATCATTGGTTATATAACCGGATGGAATATTTCCATCGTTTATTTTTTGCTGAATGTTCCTCTTATCTTCTGGGGATGGAAGGCCATAGGAAGAAGATATATCGTCCTTAGCTGCGTCTCGGTCGTCAGCACCACTTGGTTTATGGCTTTAATTCCCGTCATCCGGGTAACCAAAGACCCTATTCTGGCCGCCGTATTCGGCGGCATCATTTCGGCGGCGGGAATCGGCTATTCGCTGCGGGTCGGCGGTTCTACCGGCGGCTTCGATATCCTCGGCTCCATCGTAACGCGCAAACGGGACGTTCCGATGGGAAATATCCTGTTCCTCATGAACGGCATAGTGATTTTGGCGCTTGGCTTTTTCCGGAGCTGGGACCTGGCGCTTTACTCCATGCTGTCTACGTTTGTGAAGGGAAAAGTGGTTGACATGATCCATGTCGGGCATATCAAAGTCACCTGTTTCATCATTACCAAGCAAAAAGATCAGATGCTTTGTCAGCTGCGAAAGCTGCACCATGGAATAACCTGCATTCATACCGAGGGCGGGTACAGCGAGCAAGAAAACTACACGCTTATGACGGTAACCACTCGTTATGAACTGGCAGCCGTCCGAAAAACGGTAGCCCAAACCGACCCTAATGCTTTCATGAATGTGGTTCTGTCCACGGAAATTCTCGGACGTTTTGCGAAACCGAAGCTTTAG